From Chitinivibrionales bacterium, one genomic window encodes:
- a CDS encoding HAD hydrolase-like protein has translation MADPADKLRNFIPRNKYVVCIDSDGCVFDSMEIKHKECFCPQFINHYDLQPVSKYAREVWEFVNLYSVGRGLNRFKALIKALDLCADRREIKDRNISITRAQGVRDWIRHESRLGNPALKAEIEKNPDPDLKRALEWSLDVNEVVGKIVRNVPPFPLVRESLEKITQQADVIVVSQTPLANLEKEWNEHDLAGFVNIIAGQEMGTKKEHIDYVVRDKYESGKVIMLGDAPGDFHAAKANGVLYYPVNPGHEEASWKRFHDETLDKFFGGTYAGEYEEKCINEFNNYLPENPPWQ, from the coding sequence ATGGCTGATCCTGCGGATAAGCTGAGGAATTTCATCCCCCGCAACAAATATGTGGTTTGTATCGATTCCGATGGGTGTGTTTTCGATTCGATGGAAATCAAGCATAAAGAGTGCTTTTGCCCCCAGTTTATAAATCATTACGATTTGCAACCGGTCTCCAAGTATGCCCGTGAAGTTTGGGAATTTGTTAATTTGTATTCTGTAGGCCGTGGGTTGAACCGGTTCAAGGCCCTGATTAAGGCACTGGATCTCTGTGCTGACCGCCGGGAAATAAAAGACCGGAATATTTCCATTACCCGGGCACAGGGGGTCAGGGACTGGATTCGCCACGAAAGCAGGCTCGGAAATCCTGCATTAAAAGCCGAAATTGAAAAGAATCCCGATCCCGATCTGAAGAGAGCGCTTGAGTGGTCGCTCGATGTTAATGAAGTGGTTGGAAAAATTGTTCGTAATGTCCCTCCCTTTCCATTGGTGCGGGAGTCTCTTGAAAAGATTACGCAGCAGGCGGATGTTATCGTTGTTTCCCAGACACCGCTTGCGAACTTGGAAAAGGAATGGAATGAACATGACCTTGCCGGATTTGTAAACATTATCGCCGGTCAGGAGATGGGCACAAAGAAAGAGCATATAGATTATGTAGTGCGCGATAAATACGAGTCTGGCAAAGTAATTATGCTTGGTGATGCTCCGGGAGATTTTCATGCGGCAAAAGCCAATGGGGTGCTCTATTATCCTGTAAACCCGGGACATGAGGAGGCATCATGGAAGCGTTTTCATGATGAAACGCTCGATAAATTTTTCGGCGGCACCTATGCAGGAGAGTACGAAGAAAAATGCATCAATGAATTCAACAATTATTTACCGGAGAATCCGCCGTGGCAATAG
- the gnd gene encoding decarboxylating NADP(+)-dependent phosphogluconate dehydrogenase, with translation MEPRGDIALIGLAVMGQNLILNMNDKGYTVVAFNRTVSKVDDFLKGAANGRDTILGAHSVEEMVAMLKRPRKVMLMVKAGKAVDDFIEMVLPHLEPGDLIIDGGNSHFPDTIRRTKYLEEKGLLYIGTGVSGGEEGARFGPSIMPGGSPDAWPLVKDVFQAVAAKTDDGAPCCDWVGENGAGHYVKMTHNGIEYGDMQLICEAYMLMKEALGMNNDEMHKVFAEWNKGELDSYLIEITRDILGYKDEKGEYVVDTILDTAGQKGTGKWTGVSSLDLGVPVTLIGEAVFARCLSAMKDERVKASKMLAGPSKKFSGDKKSFAEDIRKALLASKIISYAQGYMLMREAAKEYNWNLNYGEIALMWRGGCIIRSAFLGKIKEAFDKNPDLTNLLMDDYFKGVILDCQESWRRVVCKAVEMGVPAPAFTTALAFYDGYRHERLPANLLQAQRDYFGAHTYERIDKPRGEFFHTNWTGTGGDVSASTYVV, from the coding sequence ATGGAACCCAGAGGTGACATTGCATTAATAGGTCTTGCAGTGATGGGCCAGAACCTTATCCTTAACATGAATGACAAAGGATATACGGTCGTTGCATTCAACAGGACCGTTTCGAAAGTGGATGATTTCCTTAAGGGGGCGGCCAATGGACGGGACACCATTCTCGGTGCTCATTCGGTTGAAGAAATGGTCGCAATGCTGAAACGGCCGAGAAAAGTCATGCTCATGGTAAAAGCCGGTAAGGCAGTTGATGATTTCATCGAAATGGTCCTTCCCCATCTTGAACCCGGCGATCTGATTATCGATGGTGGAAACTCTCATTTCCCCGATACCATTCGCAGAACAAAATATCTGGAAGAAAAAGGATTACTCTATATCGGAACCGGTGTATCGGGTGGAGAAGAAGGCGCCCGATTCGGTCCATCGATTATGCCCGGCGGCAGTCCTGACGCCTGGCCGCTGGTAAAAGATGTCTTTCAGGCGGTTGCCGCTAAAACCGATGATGGTGCACCCTGCTGCGACTGGGTGGGCGAAAATGGTGCCGGTCATTATGTAAAAATGACCCATAACGGGATCGAATACGGTGACATGCAGCTTATCTGTGAAGCCTATATGCTCATGAAAGAGGCCCTGGGCATGAACAATGATGAAATGCATAAGGTTTTTGCCGAATGGAATAAAGGCGAACTTGATTCATATCTTATCGAGATCACCAGAGATATTTTGGGTTATAAAGATGAAAAGGGCGAGTATGTTGTCGATACGATCCTCGATACCGCAGGACAGAAAGGTACCGGCAAGTGGACCGGAGTCAGCTCCCTTGACCTCGGCGTTCCGGTAACACTTATTGGTGAAGCTGTATTTGCCCGGTGTCTCTCAGCCATGAAAGATGAGCGCGTAAAGGCCTCGAAAATGCTTGCGGGTCCCTCGAAAAAATTTAGCGGTGATAAAAAATCTTTTGCTGAAGATATCCGCAAAGCGCTCCTGGCTTCTAAAATAATCTCCTACGCCCAGGGTTACATGCTTATGCGTGAAGCCGCCAAGGAATATAACTGGAATCTCAATTACGGTGAAATCGCTCTCATGTGGCGCGGTGGATGCATTATCAGAAGCGCCTTTTTAGGTAAAATCAAAGAGGCCTTTGATAAGAATCCCGATTTGACCAATCTCCTTATGGATGATTATTTCAAGGGAGTTATTCTTGATTGTCAGGAATCGTGGCGACGGGTCGTATGCAAAGCCGTTGAAATGGGTGTGCCCGCTCCGGCATTCACCACCGCTCTGGCTTTCTATGATGGATACCGTCATGAACGGCTCCCCGCCAACCTGCTCCAGGCCCAGCGGGACTATTTCGGCGCCCATACCTATGAGCGGATCGACAAACCGCGCGGCGAATTTTTCCACACCAATTGGACCGGTACCGGTGGTGATGTTTCTGCATCAACTTATGTTGTTTGA
- a CDS encoding DUF2088 domain-containing protein, protein MLYSRGGSTGALSGEDMKKGLFEAFDKLGPKKKVLVIPPDITRYHSKAGVLTEYAWQYYGDALTDILPAIGTHYPMTDDEISAMFGSVPHSLFRVHDWRGGIATLGEVPGDFVAEASEGKLDYPWPAQVDKLLVEGGFDLILSIGQVVPHEVIGMANYNKNIFVGTGGVEGINKSHYLGAVYGMERIMGRADNPVRSVLNYASEHFADHLPIVYVHTVVARNARGEMETRGLFIGTDHDCFVQAAELSVQVNFEMLDKPLKKVVVYLDPQEFKSTWLGNKSIYRTRMALDDEGELIVLAPGVKEFGEDAAIDGLIRKYGYVGTPKVLELVDTNDDLRSNLGAAAHLIHGSSEGRFSITYCPGGLTREEIEGVNFGWADLEEMQRRYNPAKLKDGFNTMPDGEEIYFISNPAVGLWAYKERFTA, encoded by the coding sequence ATGTTATATAGCAGGGGAGGTTCAACAGGCGCACTTTCGGGCGAAGACATGAAAAAGGGGCTTTTCGAGGCATTCGATAAGCTGGGACCGAAAAAGAAGGTGCTTGTTATTCCGCCGGATATTACCCGCTACCATTCAAAAGCCGGTGTGTTGACAGAATACGCCTGGCAATATTATGGAGACGCCCTTACCGATATCCTTCCTGCTATCGGAACGCATTATCCCATGACCGACGATGAAATTTCTGCGATGTTCGGGAGTGTTCCTCATTCGTTGTTCCGGGTACACGACTGGCGGGGCGGCATTGCCACGCTGGGTGAAGTACCGGGTGATTTTGTTGCGGAGGCCAGTGAAGGCAAGCTCGATTACCCCTGGCCCGCCCAGGTCGACAAGTTGCTGGTTGAAGGGGGCTTCGATCTGATACTCTCGATTGGTCAGGTGGTGCCGCACGAAGTTATCGGTATGGCAAATTACAATAAAAATATCTTTGTAGGTACCGGCGGAGTCGAGGGTATCAACAAAAGCCACTATCTTGGAGCGGTTTACGGCATGGAACGGATTATGGGACGGGCCGATAATCCGGTGCGAAGTGTGCTGAATTATGCATCGGAGCATTTTGCCGACCATTTACCGATTGTCTATGTCCATACGGTCGTGGCGCGCAATGCCCGGGGAGAAATGGAAACCCGCGGCCTTTTTATTGGTACCGACCACGATTGTTTTGTGCAGGCGGCCGAACTCAGTGTGCAGGTTAATTTTGAAATGCTGGATAAACCGCTGAAAAAAGTCGTTGTTTATCTCGATCCACAGGAATTTAAAAGCACCTGGCTGGGCAACAAGAGTATCTACCGTACCCGGATGGCCCTTGATGACGAGGGTGAATTGATTGTTCTTGCACCGGGAGTAAAAGAATTTGGTGAAGATGCTGCTATTGATGGTCTTATTCGTAAATATGGTTATGTGGGCACGCCGAAGGTGCTTGAGCTGGTGGATACCAACGATGACCTTCGGTCGAACCTCGGCGCCGCCGCGCATCTGATTCACGGTTCTTCGGAGGGGCGGTTCTCCATAACCTACTGCCCCGGGGGATTGACCAGGGAAGAGATCGAAGGAGTTAACTTTGGCTGGGCCGATCTTGAGGAAATGCAAAGACGGTATAATCCGGCAAAATTAAAAGATGGATTCAATACCATGCCCGATGGTGAGGAAATTTATTTTATCTCCAATCCGGCGGTAGGATTGTGGGCATATAAAGAACGATTTACAGCATAA